The sequence below is a genomic window from Streptomyces sp. NBC_00289.
TGCGGTGTGAAGGCCCGGACCACCGAGAGGGTGCCGAAGAAGTTGGTGTCCATGTCCCGGCGGATGTCGTCCAGGTCGCCGGTGAGCAGGTCGGTGCCGGTGGCTGTGCCGGCGTTGTTGATCAGGACGGTGACGTCACCGGTGGCATTGGCGGCGGCCGCCACGGAGGCGGGGTCGGTGATGTCGAGCGCGATCGGCCTGACGCCCGGCAGGTCCACCTGGTCGGGGTTGCGGGCACCGGCGTAGACGGTGGCGCCGCGGCCGAGCAGCTCTGCGGCGAGGGCGCGGCCGAGACCGCGGTTGGCTCCGGTGACGAGAACGGTGCTGGTGGAGAGGTCCATGAGAAGTCCCTGTTGCTTTGAGTGGGGGAAGGGATCGCTGATCCGAGGTCCTTCCTCGTTTCGCGAGGATGTGGGGGGAATGCGGGTCCGGGACGCACTCGTCGGAGGTGCGCCGCGGGCGAGGACGGGTGACGCGTTGTCATCTGCGTGGCACCGGCCCGCCGCTGCACAATGCGCGGCGTCTTCGTGAGCGGGCTGTGGCTATGCCTGCTGGTTGGCGATGCCGAGGTAGGCGCCCAGGTTCCGCTCGATCTCCTCGACGCCGATCTCGGCGATGAGCTTGCCGAGCCGCGGCACGCGCGCCTGGAATCCCGGCCAGGTGACGGACTCCGCGAACTCCGCCCAGGACGCGCGCAGGTCGGCCACCGGCGGCAGGGTCGACCGGTTGATCTGTGCCTTGGCGCCCAGGACGGACGCCTTGTCGAAGGACGCGATGCGCGCCGCGACACCGTCGACGAAGGCGTCGAGTTCGGCGTCGGGGACGGCCCGGGTCACCCATCCGTACTGTTCGGCGCGCTCGGCGTCGTAGTCCTGGCTGGTGAGGATCGCTTCGAGTGCGCGGTCCCGCCCCAGCAGCCGGGCCAGACGGTCGCTGCCGCCACCGCCGGGGACGATGCCGATCGCGACCTCGGGCTGGCAGAAGACCGCCTCCTCACGGCTGGCGTATCGCAGGTCGAAGGCCAGGGCGATCTCGTCCCCTCCGCCCCGCGTGCGCCCGCGGACGGAGGCGATGCTGATGAAGGGTGCGCTGGTCAGGCGGGTGACGAGCTCGACCCACGTCGGGGTCCCGTCCGGGGCGCTCAGCGCAAGGAGTTCGGGCGCCTGGGCGAGATCGGCGTGGTTGTAGAAGTATCCGGGGGTGCCGCTGTCGAAGACGACGACCTGAACCTGCTCGTCCCGGCTCAACTCTTCGACGATCCCGAGCAGTTGGGTGACGGAGTCCGCGCCGACGACGTTCACGGGCGGATTCGAGAAGGTGACCTTGCGGATTTTCGGCGCCACGGTCTCGATCCTGAACTGACTGTGCTGGGCCATGCTGTGCTCCAGTGCTGAGAGGGATGTGTGCGGGGCTGGTTCCGGTCGGCGTTCGTCAACCGGTGAGGATGTCGGCCCCGGACCGGATGGGCGGTCATGGCTTGGCCGAAGGTGGGGGACCGAGCGCAATGGCACCGGTGAGTCGGGGGCTGCGGAGGAATTCGCGCATGATCGACATGTCCAGAAGCTAGAGATCGATGACGTCGTCGGGAGTCGTCCCGGGCGACCGACCGTGTCATCCGCCAGGGCGGACCAGTCCGCTTTCGTAGGCCATGACGACGGCCTCTATCCGGTCGCGGACGTGGAGTTTGGTGAGGACGCGGGCCACATGGGTCTTGACCGTGGTCTCGCCGAGGAACAACTTCTCGGCGATCTCCGTGTTGTTCAGCCCGCGGGCGACCAGGGCCAGTACCTCACGCTCGCGGTCGGTCAGTACGTCGAGGCGTTTGTCGGTGAGGGGAGCGACGGCGCCCGTGACATAGCGGTCGATCAGCCGCCGGGTCACCGAGGGGGCGATCATCGTGTCGCCGCGTAGGACGCCGCGGATGGCTACGAGCATCTCGGCGGCCGGCGTGTCCTTGACCAGGAAGCCACTCGCCCCGGCGCGCAGGGCCGCGTAGGCGTACTCGTCGCGGTCGCAGGCGGTGAGGACCAGCACCCGTGTCCGGGGCAGTGCGGCGCGCACTTGTGCGGTGGCCGCGATGCCGTCGAGGCCCGGCAGTCGCACGGCCAGGAGGACGAGGTCCGGACACAGCGCGAGTGCCTGCGCCACGGCCGCCTCGCCGTCCCCGGCTTCGCCGACGACCGTGAGGTCCGCCTGGCTGTCCACCACCATGCGCAGGC
It includes:
- a CDS encoding enoyl-CoA hydratase/isomerase family protein, producing MAQHSQFRIETVAPKIRKVTFSNPPVNVVGADSVTQLLGIVEELSRDEQVQVVVFDSGTPGYFYNHADLAQAPELLALSAPDGTPTWVELVTRLTSAPFISIASVRGRTRGGGDEIALAFDLRYASREEAVFCQPEVAIGIVPGGGGSDRLARLLGRDRALEAILTSQDYDAERAEQYGWVTRAVPDAELDAFVDGVAARIASFDKASVLGAKAQINRSTLPPVADLRASWAEFAESVTWPGFQARVPRLGKLIAEIGVEEIERNLGAYLGIANQQA
- a CDS encoding response regulator — encoded protein: MAEAGVLICEDQELMRVGLRMVVDSQADLTVVGEAGDGEAAVAQALALCPDLVLLAVRLPGLDGIAATAQVRAALPRTRVLVLTACDRDEYAYAALRAGASGFLVKDTPAAEMLVAIRGVLRGDTMIAPSVTRRLIDRYVTGAVAPLTDKRLDVLTDREREVLALVARGLNNTEIAEKLFLGETTVKTHVARVLTKLHVRDRIEAVVMAYESGLVRPGG